One window from the genome of Carnobacteriaceae bacterium zg-84 encodes:
- the pflB gene encoding formate C-acetyltransferase, whose amino-acid sequence MKMAQTTKELLAGFEDKQWAGFKGTAWKENIDVAQFIRDNYTEYKGDESFLAEATEGTKKLNKVFQDLLAKEVENGVADMEEKVVSTILAYDKAYISDELKDYEKIIGLQTDKPLKQGLNPFGGVRMAKQALEAYGYSLDKEVESIFTDWVQTHNQGVFDVYDDSIRRARRNKIITGLPDAYGRGRIIGDYRRVALYGVDFLMKQKYQDWKNLEKETYTDEEMQLREEVSKQYRALNDLIKLGDLHGFDLRRPAQTAQEAIQWTYLAFLAAAKQTNGAATSLGRMDAFFDIYIERDLQAGLITEQEAQEFIDHFVMKLRMIRFARTPDFNDVFSGMPTWVTLSIAGMNNDGRSLVTKTAFRCLHTLYTMGESPEPNLTIFYNEKLPLAYRQYCAQVSIDTSAIQYENDAVMSMRLGSTDAAIACCVSPSVMGLEHQYFGARFSGPKALLYAVSGGIDEKTRDQVIEGLEPITSDYLDYDELMEKLDKVLDWTAKTYMRALNIIHRSHDRYAYESSQMALLDTHPHRYFATGIAGLALVGDMLSAVKYSKIRIIRDETGFPVDYVVEGEQFPTFGNNDDRVDSLVTNFLHDFMERLRKLPTYRNAEVTTSILTITSNIVYGKSLGNVFTGSNPEIVGYREPWTPIAPGANPQYNSVKSGALAALSSVAKIPFDDAKDGSSYTFAIHPKALGRDDSDRRANLATMLDGYFVKGGHHLNVNVLNREKLIEILEHPEENPHAVLRVSGYALYLNKATKAQIADILNRVIHNQF is encoded by the coding sequence ATGAAAATGGCACAAACAACAAAAGAATTGTTAGCTGGATTTGAAGATAAACAATGGGCTGGTTTTAAAGGAACAGCTTGGAAAGAAAATATTGATGTTGCACAATTTATTCGTGATAACTATACAGAATATAAAGGGGACGAGTCTTTCTTAGCAGAAGCAACAGAGGGTACAAAAAAATTAAATAAAGTATTCCAAGATTTACTTGCTAAAGAAGTTGAAAATGGCGTTGCAGATATGGAAGAAAAAGTCGTATCAACGATTTTAGCTTACGATAAAGCCTACATTAGTGATGAATTAAAAGATTACGAAAAAATTATTGGTTTACAAACAGACAAACCATTAAAACAAGGTTTAAATCCTTTTGGTGGTGTGCGTATGGCAAAACAAGCCTTAGAAGCGTACGGTTATAGTTTAGATAAAGAAGTAGAATCAATCTTTACAGATTGGGTACAAACACATAACCAAGGTGTATTTGATGTTTATGATGATTCTATTCGTAGAGCACGTCGTAACAAAATCATTACAGGTCTGCCAGATGCTTATGGTCGTGGACGTATTATTGGTGACTATCGTCGTGTTGCGTTGTATGGTGTAGATTTCTTAATGAAACAAAAATATCAAGATTGGAAAAATCTTGAAAAAGAAACTTACACTGATGAAGAAATGCAATTACGTGAAGAAGTTTCAAAACAATATCGTGCTTTAAATGACTTAATCAAATTAGGGGATTTACACGGATTTGATTTACGTCGTCCTGCTCAAACAGCACAAGAAGCTATTCAATGGACTTATTTAGCATTCTTAGCAGCAGCAAAACAAACAAATGGTGCGGCAACATCACTAGGACGTATGGATGCATTCTTTGATATTTATATTGAACGTGATTTACAAGCTGGTTTAATTACAGAGCAAGAAGCACAAGAATTTATTGATCATTTTGTAATGAAATTACGTATGATTCGTTTTGCACGTACGCCTGATTTTAATGATGTGTTCTCTGGTATGCCAACATGGGTAACATTATCTATTGCAGGTATGAATAATGATGGACGTTCATTAGTAACAAAAACAGCATTCCGTTGCTTACATACATTGTATACAATGGGTGAGTCACCAGAACCAAATTTAACAATTTTCTATAACGAAAAATTACCATTGGCTTATCGTCAATATTGTGCACAAGTATCTATTGATACATCTGCTATTCAATATGAAAATGATGCTGTTATGAGTATGAGATTAGGTTCAACTGATGCTGCGATTGCATGTTGTGTATCTCCATCTGTTATGGGGTTAGAGCATCAATACTTTGGAGCACGTTTCTCTGGACCAAAAGCATTATTATATGCTGTATCAGGTGGTATTGATGAAAAAACACGCGATCAAGTTATCGAAGGTTTAGAACCAATTACCTCAGATTACTTAGATTATGATGAATTGATGGAAAAATTAGATAAAGTATTGGATTGGACAGCTAAAACGTATATGCGTGCATTGAACATTATTCATCGTTCTCATGACCGTTATGCGTATGAATCAAGTCAAATGGCTTTATTAGATACACATCCACATCGTTACTTTGCAACAGGTATTGCAGGATTAGCGTTAGTAGGAGATATGTTATCAGCTGTTAAATACTCAAAAATCCGTATTATTCGTGATGAAACAGGTTTCCCAGTAGATTATGTTGTAGAAGGAGAACAATTCCCAACATTTGGTAATAATGATGACCGTGTTGACTCATTAGTAACAAACTTCTTACATGATTTCATGGAACGTTTACGTAAATTACCAACATACCGTAATGCAGAGGTAACAACATCTATTTTAACAATTACATCAAATATTGTTTATGGAAAATCTTTAGGAAATGTATTCACAGGTTCTAACCCAGAAATCGTAGGATACCGTGAACCATGGACACCAATCGCACCAGGAGCTAACCCTCAATATAATTCTGTTAAATCAGGTGCTTTAGCTGCACTATCATCAGTTGCGAAAATTCCATTTGATGATGCAAAAGACGGTAGTTCATATACATTTGCTATTCATCCAAAAGCGTTAGGACGTGATGATAGTGATCGTCGTGCGAATTTAGCAACAATGTTAGATGGATACTTTGTGAAAGGTGGACATCACTTAAACGTTAACGTATTAAATCGTGAAAAACTAATTGAAATTTTAGAACATCCAGAAGAAAATCCACATGCTGTATTACGTGTATCTGGATATGCATTGTACTTAAATAAAGCAACAAAAGCACAAATTGCAGATATTTTAAATCGTGTTATTCACAATCAATTCTAA
- the pflA gene encoding pyruvate formate lyase-activating protein encodes MTVLGRVHSTESFGSVDGPGIRFVVFMQGCHLRCQFCHNPDTWRLGQGGREWTAEDLLNEALKYKEFWGERGGITVSGGEPLIQIDFLIEFFKLAKEKGVHTTLDSCAAPFTFDEPFFSKFNELLKYTDLILLDIKQIDDEEHKILTGRSNQNILDAATYLSEVNQPVWIRHVLVPGGSDKDELLVRLDKFVKTLKNVKRVEVLPYHKLGVYKYEVLGIPYPLKDVEPPTPDRVENANRLLHCKDYTAYLSM; translated from the coding sequence ATGACTGTTTTAGGAAGGGTTCATTCAACAGAGAGTTTTGGTTCTGTTGATGGTCCGGGTATTCGTTTTGTAGTTTTTATGCAAGGGTGTCATTTGAGATGTCAATTTTGTCATAATCCAGATACTTGGCGACTAGGTCAAGGAGGACGTGAGTGGACGGCAGAAGATTTATTGAATGAAGCATTAAAGTATAAAGAGTTTTGGGGAGAACGAGGGGGTATCACGGTTAGTGGCGGAGAACCTTTAATTCAAATTGATTTTTTAATTGAATTTTTTAAATTGGCAAAAGAAAAAGGTGTCCATACGACATTAGATTCTTGTGCAGCTCCATTTACATTTGATGAGCCATTTTTTTCAAAATTTAATGAATTATTAAAATATACAGATTTGATTCTATTGGATATTAAGCAAATTGATGATGAAGAGCATAAAATATTAACAGGACGAAGTAATCAAAATATTTTAGATGCGGCAACATATTTGTCTGAGGTAAATCAACCTGTTTGGATTCGCCATGTCTTAGTACCAGGTGGTTCGGATAAAGATGAATTGTTAGTACGATTAGATAAATTTGTGAAAACATTGAAAAATGTGAAAAGGGTAGAAGTGTTACCTTATCACAAGTTAGGTGTCTATAAATATGAGGTGCTAGGTATTCCGTATCCTTTAAAAGATGTGGAGCCACCTACACCAGATCGTGTAGAAAATGCTAATCGCTTATTACATTGTAAAGATTATACAGCTTATTTATCTATGTGA
- a CDS encoding alpha/beta hydrolase, whose protein sequence is MTNGIFLQGSKRAIILQHAYTGTPNDVRLLGTALHKLGYTVYMPLLSGHGTKDMRAILNKNPKMWREDTKKAVQFVLDKGCAQIAIFGLSLGGMLALDMLTQSHPFIIGGGSFNSPVPLDDSSKVEEQFMVYANQFYDETVISDKEEYLSDLVEKIPVQLEQIKILSEEIAQYLNRIDVPVYIAQSGADELIDARISEHMVRQISFAPVEFVWFEKAKHVITIGESRVAFQNSVIDFIEKLDWEVI, encoded by the coding sequence ATGACAAATGGTATTTTTTTACAAGGTTCAAAACGTGCGATTATTTTGCAACATGCTTATACGGGTACACCAAATGATGTAAGGCTTTTGGGCACGGCACTTCATAAATTAGGATATACAGTCTATATGCCTTTATTATCTGGACATGGTACAAAAGATATGCGGGCTATTTTAAACAAAAATCCTAAAATGTGGAGAGAAGATACGAAAAAAGCTGTTCAATTTGTTTTGGATAAAGGGTGCGCACAAATTGCTATTTTTGGATTATCTCTTGGAGGAATGCTGGCTTTAGATATGTTAACGCAAAGTCATCCGTTTATTATAGGAGGAGGGTCTTTTAATTCTCCTGTTCCGTTGGATGACAGCTCGAAAGTCGAAGAACAGTTTATGGTTTATGCAAATCAATTTTATGATGAAACAGTTATTTCCGATAAGGAGGAATATTTGTCTGATTTAGTTGAAAAAATACCGGTGCAGTTGGAGCAAATTAAGATATTATCTGAAGAGATAGCACAGTATTTAAATCGTATTGATGTACCGGTGTATATTGCTCAAAGTGGAGCAGATGAATTGATTGATGCTCGTATTAGTGAACATATGGTTCGTCAAATAAGTTTTGCACCTGTTGAATTTGTATGGTTTGAAAAAGCAAAACATGTTATAACCATTGGTGAAAGTCGTGTGGCATTTCAAAATAGTGTGATTGATTTTATTGAGAAATTAGATTGGGAGGTGATATAG
- the rnr gene encoding ribonuclease R yields MTVKEISEVLHQTSALDFKALVKQLSELERKGHLIFLDSGKLSLPFKHKTLTGVYRANERGYGFVSVEGMMEDIYIPKGYQQTALSGDRVVIEIIKEADMLEKKGMEGKVLSIEQRQLTRVVGEYVRYSNHLAEKYGYTGYVLPTEKTLSDMTCFILPIGLDAVDGTICVVDITQYPTLDNPKSLEGVIIKEIGFKDAPGVDILTILHQHGIPTTFPEDVLEQAERIALTLSEDDLKGRRDLRQETIITIDGADAKDLDDAISLKILENGHFQLGVHIADVSHYVTENSPLDLEAYDRGTSVYLTDRVVPMLPQRLSNGICSLHPDEDRLTMSCVMEIDMSGCMHHYEIFPSVICSKKRMVYDTVNAAIVEGNKKAREEYAPFLPMLEQMRELHYALYHLRRRRGAIDFDTKEAKIYVDDNGAPTDIVLRTRGLAERMIESFMLVANETVAKHYMDKKYPFIYRVHEQPAEEKMQRFMEFLSAFGVTIKGTSETVDAKALQKVLSDIEDEPYEAVVSTVLLRSMKQAKYDAAPLGHFGLSTDEYTHFTSPIRRYPDLIVHRFIKKYEKEKPLKSDYDMLEQRLEDIAHQSSLMERRAVEAERDTNALKKAEYMLDKIGQEFGGVVSSVTRFGMFVELENTVEGLIHVSKMSDDHYEFIENHLLLVGTRTGKTYQIGQQVTVKVTKVDIDTHDIDFEVVLSEKEKKTAKRMTKAKKQKGKQQTKKFVKKKRK; encoded by the coding sequence ATGACTGTTAAAGAAATATCAGAAGTATTGCACCAAACAAGTGCTTTAGATTTTAAAGCATTGGTAAAGCAATTATCTGAATTAGAGAGAAAAGGTCATTTAATATTTTTAGATAGCGGTAAATTGAGTTTACCTTTTAAGCATAAAACATTAACGGGTGTTTATCGTGCAAATGAAAGAGGCTATGGGTTTGTGAGTGTTGAGGGGATGATGGAAGATATTTATATTCCAAAAGGATACCAACAGACTGCACTTTCTGGAGATAGGGTTGTTATTGAGATTATTAAAGAAGCCGATATGTTGGAGAAAAAAGGTATGGAGGGGAAAGTTCTTTCTATTGAGCAACGTCAGTTGACAAGAGTTGTGGGAGAATATGTACGTTACTCAAACCACTTAGCAGAAAAATATGGCTATACGGGATATGTTTTACCAACTGAAAAAACTTTATCAGATATGACATGCTTTATTTTACCGATAGGGTTAGATGCGGTTGATGGAACAATTTGTGTAGTTGACATTACACAATATCCAACATTGGACAATCCTAAAAGTTTAGAGGGAGTTATCATAAAAGAAATTGGATTTAAAGATGCTCCGGGTGTTGATATTTTAACGATTTTGCATCAACATGGTATTCCTACAACATTTCCAGAGGATGTGCTAGAACAAGCAGAGCGTATTGCATTAACATTGAGTGAAGATGATTTAAAAGGAAGAAGAGATTTAAGACAAGAAACGATTATTACGATTGATGGAGCAGACGCAAAAGATTTAGACGATGCTATTTCTTTAAAAATATTAGAAAATGGGCATTTTCAATTAGGTGTGCATATTGCAGATGTATCGCACTATGTTACAGAAAATAGTCCTCTTGATTTGGAAGCTTATGACAGAGGAACGAGTGTGTATTTGACCGATAGAGTGGTGCCGATGTTACCACAACGTTTATCAAATGGTATTTGTTCATTACATCCTGATGAAGACCGCTTAACAATGTCTTGCGTGATGGAAATAGATATGTCTGGTTGCATGCATCATTACGAGATTTTTCCTAGTGTCATTTGTTCTAAAAAGCGAATGGTTTATGATACAGTAAATGCAGCGATTGTCGAAGGGAACAAAAAAGCAAGAGAAGAATATGCTCCTTTTTTACCGATGTTAGAGCAAATGCGTGAGTTACATTATGCCTTGTACCATTTACGTAGACGTAGAGGTGCGATAGACTTTGATACGAAAGAAGCAAAAATTTATGTTGATGACAATGGAGCACCAACCGATATTGTACTTAGAACGAGAGGGTTAGCCGAGCGAATGATAGAATCGTTTATGCTTGTAGCAAATGAAACGGTTGCGAAGCACTATATGGATAAAAAATATCCGTTTATTTATCGTGTCCATGAGCAGCCAGCAGAGGAAAAAATGCAACGATTCATGGAATTTTTATCTGCTTTTGGTGTGACGATAAAAGGTACAAGTGAAACCGTGGATGCTAAAGCGTTGCAAAAAGTATTATCGGATATTGAAGATGAACCTTATGAAGCTGTTGTATCTACGGTATTATTACGTAGTATGAAGCAAGCAAAATATGATGCAGCACCATTAGGGCATTTTGGTTTATCCACAGATGAATATACACATTTTACTTCTCCAATTAGACGTTATCCAGATTTAATTGTGCATCGTTTTATAAAAAAATATGAAAAAGAAAAACCGCTAAAAAGTGATTATGATATGCTAGAGCAACGATTAGAAGATATAGCACATCAAAGTTCTTTAATGGAAAGAAGAGCTGTTGAAGCAGAGCGAGATACGAATGCATTGAAAAAAGCAGAATATATGCTCGATAAAATAGGACAGGAATTTGGTGGCGTTGTTAGTTCGGTAACACGATTTGGTATGTTTGTTGAATTGGAAAATACGGTTGAAGGACTTATTCATGTGTCTAAAATGAGTGATGACCATTATGAATTTATTGAAAATCATTTGTTGTTGGTTGGCACAAGAACGGGTAAAACGTACCAAATAGGACAGCAAGTAACGGTAAAAGTAACAAAAGTTGATATAGATACACATGATATTGATTTTGAAGTCGTTTTATCGGAAAAAGAGAAAAAAACAGCGAAAAGAATGACAAAAGCTAAAAAACAAAAAGGAAAGCAACAAACAAAAAAATTTGTAAAGAAAAAACGTAAGTAG
- the smpB gene encoding SsrA-binding protein SmpB, whose product MPKGEGKVVATNRKATHDYHIEDTLEAGMVLTGTEIKSIRNGRINLKDGFARVQKGEVFLHNVHISPFEQGNIFNHEPLRTRKLLLHKQQIKRLEKDVKTIGYTLVPLKVYLKDGYAKCLIGLAKGKKNYDKRESLKQKDIKRETDRMMKVR is encoded by the coding sequence GTGCCAAAAGGTGAAGGAAAAGTAGTTGCAACAAATCGTAAAGCAACGCATGATTATCATATTGAAGATACATTAGAAGCAGGAATGGTTCTAACTGGAACGGAAATAAAATCTATTCGTAATGGACGTATCAATTTAAAAGACGGTTTTGCAAGAGTGCAAAAAGGAGAGGTATTCTTACATAATGTACACATTAGCCCATTTGAACAGGGGAATATTTTTAATCATGAGCCATTACGAACAAGAAAATTATTGTTGCATAAGCAACAAATTAAACGATTGGAAAAAGATGTCAAAACAATCGGGTATACATTGGTCCCATTAAAAGTTTATTTAAAAGATGGTTATGCCAAATGTTTAATCGGATTAGCAAAAGGGAAGAAAAATTATGATAAGCGTGAATCGTTAAAACAAAAAGATATAAAACGTGAAACAGATCGAATGATGAAAGTGAGGTAG
- a CDS encoding histidine phosphatase family protein — MSVTFYFMRHAETYLNKYERMQGWANAPLTEKGILDCIASGKGLAMTSFDAVYTSDLQRTKDTAKLIMAQNKVSKSMPFIEKSEFREVFFGSFEGLYAPEVWQSLRHYAKKEYDIDVLTRENQLNFLHEMDSTKDAEDYMTFWLRIEKGLYDLLEKHKETNDTILVVSHGFALNVMMQGIIPDYTYSSPLLNASVSKIIYENGQFHLEYVNSIDHFVY; from the coding sequence ATGTCAGTAACATTTTATTTTATGCGTCATGCAGAAACGTATTTAAACAAATATGAACGAATGCAAGGGTGGGCAAATGCTCCATTAACAGAAAAAGGGATTTTAGATTGTATAGCGAGTGGAAAAGGATTGGCAATGACATCATTTGATGCAGTGTATACGAGTGATTTGCAACGAACAAAGGATACAGCAAAATTGATAATGGCTCAAAATAAGGTGTCTAAGTCTATGCCTTTTATTGAAAAATCAGAATTTAGAGAAGTATTTTTTGGTAGTTTTGAAGGACTATATGCACCAGAAGTGTGGCAGTCATTACGTCATTATGCAAAAAAAGAATACGATATTGACGTTTTAACAAGAGAAAATCAACTTAATTTTTTGCACGAAATGGATAGTACAAAAGATGCGGAAGATTATATGACATTTTGGTTGAGAATTGAAAAGGGGCTGTATGATTTATTAGAAAAACATAAAGAAACAAATGATACTATTTTAGTTGTTAGCCATGGTTTTGCATTGAATGTGATGATGCAAGGTATTATTCCAGACTATACCTATTCAAGTCCGCTACTGAATGCGAGTGTAAGCAAAATTATTTATGAAAATGGACAATTTCATTTAGAGTATGTGAATAGTATTGACCATTTCGTTTATTAA
- the ccpA gene encoding catabolite control protein A, with protein MDKETVTIYDVAREADVSMATVSRVVNGNPNVKAATRKKVLEVIDRLDYRPNAVARGLASKRTTTVGVIIPDITNLYFSALARGIDDIAAMYKYNIILANSDQSHVKEMQVLNALLAKQVDGIIYMGYDLNDDLRSEIMRSKTPVVIAGSVDPLNQISSVNIDTVEAVKEAVLKLIDNGNKRVAFVSGPHIEPINGVYRLRGYKQALEEKGLPYDDTLVVESEYSYKEGEKIISHLQASGATAAIVGDDEIAVGILNAALARGIKVPEELEIITSNNSKLVRIVRPELSTIMPPLYDIGAVSMRLLTKIMSKETVEDNAIVLPYKMRYRGTTK; from the coding sequence ATGGATAAAGAAACAGTAACAATTTATGATGTAGCAAGAGAAGCAGATGTTTCAATGGCTACGGTCTCTCGTGTTGTCAATGGTAATCCAAATGTAAAAGCAGCGACTAGAAAAAAAGTATTGGAAGTTATTGACAGATTAGATTATAGACCAAATGCTGTTGCTCGAGGTTTAGCAAGTAAACGTACGACAACAGTAGGGGTTATTATTCCAGACATAACAAATTTATATTTTTCTGCTTTAGCAAGAGGAATTGATGATATTGCTGCAATGTATAAATATAATATTATTTTAGCTAACTCAGATCAAAGTCATGTAAAAGAAATGCAAGTATTAAATGCGTTATTAGCGAAACAAGTTGATGGTATTATTTACATGGGCTATGATTTAAATGATGATTTACGTTCAGAAATCATGCGTTCAAAAACCCCTGTTGTGATTGCCGGTTCAGTAGATCCACTAAATCAAATTAGTAGTGTTAATATTGATACAGTTGAAGCAGTTAAAGAAGCTGTGTTGAAATTGATTGATAATGGAAATAAACGTGTGGCATTTGTGAGTGGCCCACATATTGAACCAATTAATGGTGTGTATCGTCTAAGAGGGTATAAACAAGCTTTAGAAGAAAAGGGATTACCTTACGATGATACATTAGTTGTGGAATCAGAATACTCTTACAAAGAGGGTGAAAAAATCATTTCTCATTTACAAGCAAGTGGTGCAACTGCTGCTATCGTTGGGGATGATGAAATTGCGGTAGGTATTTTAAATGCTGCTTTAGCAAGAGGTATTAAAGTACCAGAAGAATTAGAAATTATTACAAGTAATAATTCTAAATTGGTACGAATTGTACGTCCTGAATTAAGTACAATTATGCCACCATTATATGATATTGGTGCTGTATCTATGCGTCTATTAACAAAAATTATGAGTAAAGAAACCGTAGAAGATAATGCGATTGTTTTACCATACAAAATGAGATATAGAGGCACAACAAAATAA
- a CDS encoding ECF transporter S component — translation MKVRKLTTLAVLIAVTIILSKIEIPIIPYATFLKLDFSDTVVFIAGLLYGYSGLLTVAIGKGLLLLLTGSDMIGAVASICATIIYVGIFYILYKKNKHILLPSICSTLTLAICLSALNYVVFIPLYETVFHMELGNTLMLVLTAVLPFNLIKGIALSIVNSILVKNSKRFMM, via the coding sequence ATGAAAGTAAGAAAATTAACAACGTTGGCAGTTTTGATTGCTGTGACAATTATTTTATCAAAAATTGAGATACCTATTATACCGTATGCAACATTTTTGAAACTAGATTTTAGTGATACTGTTGTCTTTATTGCGGGATTATTGTATGGGTATTCTGGATTATTAACAGTAGCTATTGGAAAGGGCTTATTATTGTTATTAACAGGCTCAGATATGATTGGTGCTGTTGCCAGTATTTGTGCCACAATCATATATGTAGGAATATTCTATATTCTTTACAAAAAAAATAAACATATTTTATTGCCAAGTATATGTAGTACATTGACATTAGCGATATGTTTATCAGCGTTAAATTATGTGGTGTTTATCCCTTTATATGAAACTGTATTTCACATGGAATTGGGTAATACATTGATGTTAGTATTAACAGCAGTACTTCCTTTTAATTTGATTAAAGGAATTGCTTTATCAATCGTGAATAGTATACTGGTAAAAAACAGTAAACGATTTATGATGTAG
- a CDS encoding ferredoxin: MFYDVCQEDCIACGLCQLKAPKLFYYDDEGIAHSLYDRQTHIPESLMFSFKDAYINCPTGAIKRFDK, from the coding sequence ATGTTTTACGATGTTTGTCAAGAAGACTGTATCGCATGCGGCTTATGCCAACTAAAAGCACCAAAACTTTTTTATTATGATGACGAAGGAATTGCGCATAGTCTGTACGATAGACAGACTCACATACCCGAATCACTCATGTTTTCGTTTAAAGACGCTTATATCAACTGTCCTACTGGTGCTATTAAACGTTTTGATAAATAA
- a CDS encoding LysM peptidoglycan-binding domain-containing protein, giving the protein MEHNEEFEPLETVEQEALEQLEDDTATRVDEPWSHRFEKKERPTTRSAKNHADPEASLYTKIIFVVLAILIVVVLGWIGLKTLGIGKPAGEVTTSPTRVSKLTIQTTTTETTKKSDESATTTTTADNKTTTTTTTATERKETTKANNRGNRSTTTYSVKSGDTLYSLARRFGMTVDEIMSLNGLSSDRLSIGQKLSVYEN; this is encoded by the coding sequence GTGGAACATAATGAAGAATTTGAACCGTTAGAAACAGTAGAACAAGAAGCGTTAGAACAATTAGAAGATGATACAGCAACTAGAGTAGATGAACCTTGGTCACATCGCTTTGAGAAAAAAGAAAGACCTACAACACGAAGTGCAAAAAATCATGCTGACCCAGAAGCTTCTTTATACACAAAAATTATTTTTGTTGTTTTAGCTATTTTAATTGTTGTTGTTCTTGGTTGGATTGGTTTAAAAACATTAGGTATTGGAAAACCTGCTGGAGAAGTGACAACATCTCCAACACGTGTATCTAAATTAACAATTCAAACAACAACGACAGAAACAACTAAAAAATCTGATGAATCGGCAACAACGACCACAACAGCTGATAATAAAACAACAACGACTACAACGACTGCAACAGAACGTAAAGAAACAACTAAAGCAAATAATAGAGGAAACAGAAGTACAACGACATATTCTGTAAAATCAGGCGATACATTGTATAGCTTGGCAAGAAGATTTGGTATGACAGTTGATGAAATCATGTCTTTAAACGGTTTATCATCTGATAGATTGAGTATTGGACAAAAATTATCTGTTTACGAAAACTAA
- a CDS encoding (d)CMP kinase has protein sequence MSKKICVAIDGPASSGKSTVAKRIAEKFNYIYLDTGAMYRCITLSVLSNDIDMQDEQAVSAHCQQQDIRFSKNIDNQQIVLLNGKDVTSAIRQPNVAENVSLVASYEGVRTDLVARQKSYIAQGGIVMDGRDVGTVVMPEAELKIFMVASVEERARRRHEENKQRGIHSSLGELCQQIEKRDKLDESRVIGPLKKAEDAIEIDTTSLTIDEVIQQISEYIEMILN, from the coding sequence ATGTCAAAAAAAATATGTGTGGCTATTGATGGTCCAGCATCTTCTGGAAAGAGTACGGTAGCTAAAAGAATTGCAGAAAAATTTAATTATATTTATTTAGATACAGGAGCAATGTATCGCTGTATTACTTTATCTGTATTGTCTAATGATATTGATATGCAAGATGAACAAGCGGTATCGGCACATTGTCAACAACAAGATATCCGGTTTAGTAAAAATATAGATAATCAACAAATTGTTTTATTAAATGGAAAAGACGTTACATCGGCTATCCGTCAGCCAAATGTGGCGGAAAATGTGTCTTTAGTTGCTTCTTATGAAGGTGTACGTACGGATTTGGTTGCTAGACAAAAATCGTATATTGCACAAGGCGGCATTGTTATGGACGGTAGAGATGTTGGAACTGTTGTTATGCCTGAAGCAGAGTTGAAAATTTTTATGGTTGCTAGTGTAGAAGAGCGTGCACGTCGTCGTCATGAAGAAAATAAGCAACGCGGTATCCATTCTTCTTTGGGGGAATTATGTCAACAAATTGAAAAAAGAGATAAACTTGATGAATCAAGAGTCATTGGTCCATTGAAAAAAGCAGAGGATGCGATTGAGATTGATACGACATCATTAACGATTGATGAAGTTATTCAACAAATTTCTGAATATATTGAAATGATACTAAATTGA